In Asanoa sp. WMMD1127, one genomic interval encodes:
- a CDS encoding Hsp70 family protein, which translates to MTGDGVRVGIDYGTSHTVAVLAEPGREPRTVLFDGSPLLPSGVCADGTGRLLVGRDAWHTGLSTPAAFEPFPKQRIGDGVVLLGERELPVEELIAATLARVGQEAARIAGAPLASATVTYPAAWGAQRRQVLSAAAASVFPSVDLVAEPVAAANLFAGVAGQAVPVGRCAVVYDFGAGTFDVSVVRREPAGFAVLASEGRADCGGLDVDAAIVRRLGETVGRADAAVWERLANPASTGDRRASRQLWDNARSAKEMLSRAASTVLHVPLLEVEVTLGREELEELTEPIVAGTIEATRAALSSAGIASADLAAVYLTGGSSRMPAVGTALHRAFGVAPVLVEQPELVVAEGSVRSATVDPPAVPVATPVRPARRTRRVAVLSGLVVLVAAAAVAVVPLLGRGDGGGRKAVNAAVSFSPSVSARPSSSVTPSRSPSVDPCVLGRWRSTAKGQMMIKIDGVETAFKGGGGVVQTYTADGAAKLVYRNTTWAATVKGSKWTYKVNGTASAKVFHQGGYEYVAATTGDGEGVLYEDGRRDNSIKLDLVNGREKYFCTGNTLVFVNGGDTSEWVRQ; encoded by the coding sequence GTGACGGGCGATGGCGTACGGGTGGGCATCGACTACGGCACTTCCCACACGGTGGCGGTTTTGGCCGAACCGGGTCGCGAGCCGCGGACCGTGCTGTTCGACGGCTCGCCGCTGCTGCCGAGCGGCGTCTGCGCCGACGGCACCGGGCGGTTGCTGGTCGGTCGCGACGCCTGGCACACGGGGTTGTCGACGCCGGCCGCCTTCGAGCCGTTTCCCAAGCAGCGCATCGGCGACGGGGTCGTGCTGCTCGGTGAGCGCGAGCTGCCGGTCGAGGAGCTGATCGCCGCGACGCTGGCCCGGGTCGGGCAGGAGGCGGCCCGGATCGCGGGGGCGCCGCTGGCGTCGGCCACGGTGACGTACCCGGCGGCGTGGGGCGCGCAGCGACGGCAGGTGCTGTCGGCCGCCGCCGCGTCGGTATTTCCGTCCGTCGACCTGGTGGCCGAGCCCGTCGCCGCGGCCAACCTGTTCGCCGGGGTCGCCGGCCAGGCGGTGCCGGTCGGGCGGTGCGCGGTGGTCTACGACTTCGGGGCGGGCACGTTCGACGTGTCGGTGGTCCGGCGGGAGCCCGCCGGCTTTGCCGTGCTGGCCAGCGAGGGGCGTGCGGACTGCGGCGGCCTCGACGTCGACGCGGCGATCGTGCGGCGGTTGGGCGAGACCGTCGGCCGGGCGGATGCGGCGGTCTGGGAGCGGCTGGCCAACCCGGCGTCCACTGGTGACCGGCGGGCCAGCCGGCAGCTCTGGGACAACGCGCGGTCGGCCAAGGAGATGCTTTCGCGGGCCGCCAGCACCGTTCTGCACGTTCCGTTGCTCGAGGTCGAGGTGACGCTCGGGCGGGAGGAGCTCGAAGAGCTCACGGAGCCGATCGTGGCCGGCACGATCGAGGCGACCAGGGCGGCGCTGTCGTCGGCGGGGATCGCGTCGGCGGACCTGGCCGCCGTCTACCTGACCGGCGGTTCGAGCCGGATGCCGGCGGTCGGCACGGCGTTGCACCGGGCCTTCGGGGTGGCGCCGGTGCTGGTCGAGCAGCCGGAGCTGGTGGTGGCGGAAGGCAGCGTGCGGTCGGCGACCGTCGACCCGCCGGCGGTGCCGGTCGCGACGCCGGTGCGGCCCGCGCGCCGTACCCGGCGGGTCGCGGTGTTGTCCGGTCTGGTCGTGCTGGTCGCGGCGGCCGCCGTGGCGGTGGTCCCGTTGCTGGGCCGCGGCGATGGTGGTGGTCGGAAAGCTGTGAACGCGGCGGTGTCGTTCTCGCCGTCGGTCTCCGCGCGGCCGTCGTCGTCGGTCACGCCGTCGCGTTCGCCCTCGGTCGATCCGTGCGTGCTGGGTCGGTGGCGGTCGACCGCGAAAGGCCAGATGATGATCAAAATCGACGGCGTGGAGACCGCGTTCAAGGGCGGCGGGGGAGTCGTACAGACCTACACGGCCGACGGCGCCGCCAAACTGGTCTACCGGAACACCACCTGGGCGGCGACGGTCAAGGGTTCGAAGTGGACCTACAAGGTCAACGGCACGGCCAGTGCCAAGGTCTTCCACCAGGGCGGCTACGAGTACGTGGCCGCCACCACCGGCGACGGCGAAGGCGTGCTCTACGAGGACGGCCGGCGCGACAACTCCATCAAGCTGGACCTGGTGAACGGCCGGGAGAAATACTTCTGCACGGGCAACACCCTGGTGTTCGTCAACGGCGGCGACACGTCGGAATGGGTGCGCCAGTGA
- a CDS encoding aldehyde dehydrogenase family protein has translation MSDARVAVRKTYKLFIGGKFPRSESGRSYLAQDANVALASRKDVRDAVVAARAAVKAWSGATAYNRGQILYRVAEMLEGRRDQFVGLGLPAAEVDEAIDRWVWYAGWSDKLAQVYGGANPVAGPYFNLSSPEPTGVVGLVAPPSFLGLVSVVAPAIVTGNTVIVLAAQESPLAAVTLAEVLATSDLPGGVVNILTGNPAETAPWLAAHMDVNAIDLAGVEDAELAASLEEAAAGNLKRVVRPPAGRPNWSADPGLSRMTMFLETKTVWHPKGI, from the coding sequence ATGTCTGACGCACGCGTGGCGGTCCGCAAGACCTACAAACTGTTCATCGGCGGCAAGTTCCCGCGCAGCGAGTCCGGCCGCTCCTACCTCGCACAGGATGCCAACGTGGCCCTGGCTTCCCGCAAAGACGTCCGAGACGCCGTGGTCGCCGCCCGCGCGGCGGTGAAGGCCTGGTCGGGCGCGACCGCCTACAACCGCGGCCAGATCCTCTACCGCGTCGCCGAGATGCTGGAGGGCCGCCGCGACCAGTTCGTCGGCCTGGGCCTACCGGCCGCCGAGGTCGACGAGGCGATCGACCGCTGGGTCTGGTACGCGGGCTGGTCCGACAAGCTGGCGCAGGTTTACGGCGGCGCCAACCCGGTCGCCGGCCCCTACTTCAACCTGTCGTCGCCGGAACCGACCGGCGTGGTCGGCCTGGTCGCCCCGCCGTCGTTCCTCGGCCTGGTCAGCGTCGTGGCCCCGGCGATCGTCACCGGCAACACGGTGATCGTGCTGGCCGCCCAGGAGAGCCCGCTGGCCGCGGTGACCCTGGCGGAGGTATTGGCGACCTCCGACCTACCGGGCGGCGTGGTCAACATCCTGACCGGCAACCCCGCCGAGACCGCGCCGTGGCTGGCCGCCCACATGGACGTCAACGCCATCGACCTGGCCGGCGTCGAAGACGCCGAACTGGCGGCGTCGCTCGAAGAAGCGGCCGCCGGCAACCTCAAACGCGTCGTCCGCCCACCGGCCGGCCGACCCAACTGGTCCGCCGACCCAGGCCTGAGCCGCATGACCATGTTCCTGGAAACCAAGACGGTCTGGCACCCGAAGGGCATCTGA
- a CDS encoding aldehyde dehydrogenase family protein, with translation MFEYAPAPESRAVVDIKPSYGLFIDGAFVDPTDGASFKTINPASEEVLSEIAEAGPADVDRAVAAARSAYDKVWSKMPGRDRAKYLYRIARIIQERGRELAVLESLDNGKPIRESRDVDIPLVAAHFFYYAGWADKLEHAGFGPSPRPLGVAAQVIPWNFPLLMLSWKIAPALAAGNTVVLKPAETTPLTALLFAEICQQAELPPGVVNIVTGAGETGRALVEHDGVNKIAFTGSTEVGKAIARAVAGSRKKVTLELGGKAANVLFEDAPIDQAVEGIVNGIFFNQGHVCCAGSRLLVQESVYEPVLASLKRRMARLRVGDPLDKNTDIGAINSAAQLERIRTLSDIGGEEGAERWSPPCELPDQGFWFAPTIFTGVTQAHRIAREEIFGPVLSVLTFRTPAEAVEKANNTPYGLSAGVWTEKGSRILWMADRLRAGVVWANTFNKFDPTSPFGGYKESGYGREGGRHGLEAYLDV, from the coding sequence ATGTTCGAATACGCCCCCGCCCCCGAGTCCCGCGCGGTCGTCGACATCAAGCCGTCCTACGGGCTGTTCATCGACGGTGCCTTCGTCGACCCGACCGACGGTGCGAGCTTCAAGACGATCAATCCCGCCTCCGAAGAGGTCCTGTCCGAGATCGCCGAGGCCGGCCCGGCCGACGTCGACCGCGCGGTGGCGGCGGCCCGCTCCGCGTACGACAAGGTCTGGTCGAAGATGCCGGGCCGTGATCGGGCGAAATATCTCTACCGGATCGCCCGGATCATCCAGGAGCGCGGCCGCGAGCTGGCCGTCCTGGAGTCGCTCGACAACGGCAAACCGATCCGCGAGTCCCGCGACGTCGACATCCCGCTGGTCGCGGCGCACTTCTTCTACTACGCGGGCTGGGCCGACAAGCTCGAGCACGCCGGGTTCGGCCCGTCGCCGCGCCCGCTCGGCGTCGCGGCCCAGGTCATCCCGTGGAACTTCCCGCTGCTGATGCTGTCCTGGAAGATCGCGCCGGCGCTGGCCGCCGGCAACACGGTGGTGCTCAAGCCGGCGGAGACCACACCGCTGACCGCGCTGCTGTTCGCCGAGATCTGCCAGCAGGCCGAGCTGCCGCCGGGCGTCGTCAACATCGTCACGGGCGCCGGCGAGACCGGTCGGGCGCTGGTCGAGCACGACGGCGTCAACAAGATCGCGTTCACCGGCTCGACCGAGGTGGGCAAGGCGATCGCCCGCGCCGTGGCCGGCTCGCGCAAGAAGGTCACGCTCGAGCTGGGTGGCAAGGCCGCCAACGTGCTCTTCGAGGACGCGCCGATCGACCAGGCGGTCGAAGGCATCGTCAACGGCATCTTCTTCAACCAGGGCCATGTCTGCTGTGCGGGCTCGCGGTTGCTGGTGCAGGAGTCGGTCTACGAGCCGGTGCTGGCGTCACTCAAGCGGCGGATGGCGCGGCTGCGGGTGGGCGACCCGCTCGACAAGAACACCGACATCGGCGCGATCAACTCGGCGGCTCAGCTCGAGCGCATCCGCACGCTGTCCGACATCGGCGGCGAAGAGGGCGCCGAGCGGTGGTCGCCGCCGTGCGAGCTACCCGACCAGGGGTTCTGGTTCGCCCCGACGATCTTCACCGGCGTGACCCAGGCGCACCGCATCGCGCGCGAGGAGATCTTCGGCCCGGTGCTGTCGGTGCTGACGTTCCGCACCCCCGCGGAAGCGGTGGAGAAGGCCAACAACACGCCCTACGGGCTGTCGGCCGGCGTCTGGACAGAGAAGGGCTCCCGGATCCTCTGGATGGCCGACCGCCTGCGGGCCGGTGTGGTCTGGGCCAACACGTTCAACAAGTTCGACCCCACGTCGCCGTTCGGCGGCTACAAGGAGTCCGGCTACGGCCGTGAAGGCGGTCGCCACGGGCTGGAGGCATACCTCGATGTCTGA
- the deoC gene encoding deoxyribose-phosphate aldolase — protein MRMTATTASDLSSVTSSDAALRTFLHGLPGVDQVGAEQRAAMLGTRSIKTTAKAWAIDLAIRMVDLTTLEGADTPGKVRALCAKARRPDPADPTCPPVAAICVYPAMVPVAAEALAGSGIHTASVATAFPSGQAPLEVKLADTKAAVAAGADEIDMVINRGAFLAGRYLEVFEEIAAVKQACGDAHLKVILETGELATYDNVRRASWIGMLAGGDFIKTSTGKVPVAATLPVTLVMLEAVRDFRDLTGRQVGVKPAGGIRTTKDAIKYLVVVNETAGDDWLDPDWFRFGASTLLNDLLMQRTKLTTGVYSGPDYFTLD, from the coding sequence GTGCGCATGACAGCGACGACGGCGTCGGACCTGTCCTCAGTAACAAGCTCCGACGCGGCCCTTCGGACATTTCTGCACGGTCTGCCCGGGGTCGACCAGGTTGGCGCGGAGCAGCGCGCCGCGATGCTCGGCACCCGGTCGATCAAGACGACCGCCAAGGCCTGGGCGATCGACCTGGCGATCCGCATGGTCGACCTGACCACGCTGGAAGGCGCCGACACCCCCGGCAAGGTCCGCGCGCTGTGCGCGAAGGCGCGACGGCCCGACCCGGCGGACCCGACCTGCCCGCCGGTGGCCGCGATCTGCGTCTACCCGGCGATGGTCCCGGTCGCCGCCGAGGCGCTGGCCGGCTCCGGCATCCACACGGCCAGCGTCGCGACCGCCTTCCCCTCCGGCCAGGCGCCGCTCGAGGTCAAGCTGGCCGACACGAAGGCCGCCGTCGCGGCGGGCGCCGACGAGATCGACATGGTGATCAACCGGGGCGCGTTCCTGGCCGGCCGCTACCTCGAGGTCTTCGAGGAGATCGCCGCCGTCAAGCAGGCCTGCGGCGACGCCCACCTCAAGGTCATCCTCGAGACCGGGGAGCTGGCCACCTACGACAACGTCCGCCGGGCCTCGTGGATCGGCATGCTGGCCGGCGGCGACTTCATCAAGACGTCGACGGGCAAGGTCCCGGTCGCGGCGACACTGCCGGTGACGCTGGTGATGCTCGAGGCGGTGCGCGACTTCCGCGACCTGACCGGGCGCCAGGTCGGCGTCAAGCCGGCGGGCGGCATCCGCACCACCAAGGACGCGATCAAATACCTGGTGGTGGTCAACGAGACCGCCGGCGACGACTGGCTCGATCCCGACTGGTTCCGGTTCGGCGCCTCGACGCTGCTCAACGACCTGCTGATGCAGCGCACCAAGCTCACGACCGGGGTCTACTCCGGTCCCGACTACTTCACGCTGGACTGA
- the upp gene encoding uracil phosphoribosyltransferase: MDVQVINHPLAATRLTAMREKGTEPGSFRAALHELTTMLVYEAARAFPTESYAIETPVAPTEGIRLANPPLLVPVLRAGLGMADSALALLPESSMGFVGLARDEETFEPRAYLESLPAVLSGIPVLVLDPMLATGGSLEHCCRLLADRGCTDITVICVLAAPEGIARLERSGLPLRLVTASVDEQLNEKMYIVPGLGDAGDRQFGGMPRF; this comes from the coding sequence GTGGACGTACAAGTAATCAACCATCCCCTCGCCGCGACGCGCCTGACCGCGATGCGGGAGAAGGGCACCGAGCCCGGCAGCTTCCGGGCGGCGCTGCACGAGCTCACCACCATGCTCGTCTACGAGGCGGCGCGCGCCTTCCCGACCGAGAGCTACGCCATCGAGACCCCGGTCGCGCCGACCGAGGGCATCCGGCTGGCCAACCCGCCGCTGCTCGTCCCCGTCCTACGCGCCGGGCTGGGCATGGCCGACTCGGCGCTGGCGCTGCTACCCGAGTCGTCCATGGGCTTCGTCGGCCTGGCCCGCGACGAGGAGACCTTCGAGCCGCGCGCCTACCTGGAGTCACTGCCCGCTGTCCTGTCCGGCATCCCGGTGCTGGTCCTCGACCCGATGCTGGCCACCGGCGGGTCGCTCGAGCACTGCTGCCGCCTGCTGGCCGACCGCGGCTGCACCGACATCACCGTGATCTGTGTGCTGGCCGCCCCAGAAGGCATTGCCCGGCTGGAGCGCTCCGGGTTGCCGTTGCGCCTCGTGACGGCCTCGGTCGACGAGCAGCTCAACGAGAAGATGTACATCGTGCCCGGCCTGGGCGACGCCGGCGACCGGCAGTTCGGTGGAATGCCCCGATTTTGA
- a CDS encoding GPP34 family phosphoprotein produces the protein MTTVPIAEELLLLAYDNESGKATGSRIGLDLGMAAAVLVELALAGRIAYADGNIVVVDSTPTGVPVADAVLSKIESDVPHTPASWLQRLRHKLRDRILTDLVNRGVIRDVDEVELDFIHVHRYPSVDATVENETRGRLAAALAGEGATDERTAALATLIAATRMEAALGLTGEEAATAHEKLERIASGAGFSGGVSLDQSTVRPSVALVVIALGKAIQAALGTPRPVTH, from the coding sequence ATGACCACTGTTCCCATCGCCGAGGAGCTGTTGCTGCTCGCATACGACAACGAGTCCGGAAAAGCGACCGGTTCGCGCATCGGGCTCGACCTCGGCATGGCCGCGGCAGTGCTGGTGGAGTTGGCCCTCGCGGGCCGGATCGCGTACGCGGACGGCAACATCGTGGTGGTCGACTCGACACCGACCGGCGTGCCCGTGGCCGACGCCGTCCTCTCCAAGATCGAGTCAGACGTGCCCCACACGCCCGCGTCGTGGCTCCAGCGCCTTCGCCACAAGCTGCGCGACCGCATCCTCACGGACCTGGTCAACCGGGGCGTGATCCGCGACGTCGACGAGGTCGAGCTCGATTTCATCCACGTCCACCGCTACCCCTCGGTCGACGCGACGGTCGAGAACGAGACCCGCGGCCGCCTGGCCGCCGCCCTGGCCGGCGAGGGCGCCACCGACGAGCGCACCGCCGCCCTGGCGACCCTGATCGCCGCCACCCGCATGGAGGCCGCGCTGGGCCTGACCGGCGAGGAAGCCGCGACCGCCCACGAGAAGCTCGAACGCATTGCCAGCGGCGCCGGCTTCTCCGGCGGCGTCAGCCTCGACCAGTCGACAGTCCGCCCGTCGGTCGCCCTGGTCGTCATCGCCCTCGGCAAAGCCATCCAGGCGGCCCTGGGCACCCCCCGCCCGGTCACCCACTAA
- a CDS encoding phospho-sugar mutase gives MTELDDLAARARAWLADDPDDASRAELARVLDGLPGTAADLADRFAGPLTFGTAGLRGPLRAGPNGMNLAVVTQAAAGLVNWLGARGASGPLVIGYDARHGSRAFAERTAQVATGAGREAMLLPRPLPTPVLAYAVRKLGAAAGVMVTASHNPPQDNGYKVYLGAELGGVLGAGAQIVPPADAEISAAIAAVGRLSTVPLGDLGVVLDDDIVESYVENAARVVDPDGPRDLAVAYTPLHGVGAPVLAAAFARAGFARPHEVAEQAEPDPMFPTVAFPNPEEPGAIDRVVELATVTGADIAIANDPDADRCAVAIPGPLGWRMLRGDEVGVLLADHLQRRGVAGRYATTIVSSSLLSELCARRGVPYGATLTGFKWIVRAGEDLAYGYEEALGYCVAPELVRDKDGITAALLVAEMAAGLKASLRTIGDRLDELAAEFGVYATDQLSVRVDALPEIETAMTYIRTKTPGSLLDDPVIAVEDMAPENDVLILRTESARVVVRPSGTEPKLKAYLEVVEPVVDGDVGAARERAAASVRALRTETAAALGIW, from the coding sequence ATGACTGAGCTGGACGACCTGGCGGCCCGCGCGCGGGCCTGGCTCGCCGACGATCCCGACGACGCGAGCCGGGCGGAGCTGGCCCGGGTGCTCGACGGGCTGCCCGGCACCGCCGCCGACCTGGCCGACCGGTTCGCCGGGCCGCTGACCTTCGGCACGGCCGGGCTGCGCGGCCCGCTGCGGGCGGGACCCAACGGGATGAACCTGGCGGTGGTCACCCAGGCTGCGGCCGGGCTGGTCAACTGGCTGGGGGCCCGCGGCGCTTCCGGGCCTCTGGTCATCGGATATGACGCGCGGCACGGCTCGCGGGCGTTCGCGGAGCGGACGGCCCAGGTCGCCACCGGCGCCGGGCGCGAGGCCATGTTGCTGCCGCGTCCACTGCCGACCCCGGTGCTGGCGTACGCCGTGCGCAAGCTGGGCGCGGCCGCCGGCGTGATGGTGACGGCGAGTCACAACCCGCCGCAGGACAACGGCTACAAGGTCTACCTCGGGGCGGAGCTGGGCGGCGTTCTGGGCGCGGGCGCGCAGATCGTGCCGCCGGCCGACGCCGAGATCTCGGCCGCCATCGCGGCCGTCGGGCGCCTGTCGACCGTACCCCTGGGTGATCTGGGTGTGGTCCTCGACGACGACATTGTCGAGTCCTATGTGGAGAATGCGGCCCGGGTGGTCGACCCGGACGGGCCGCGGGATCTCGCGGTGGCCTACACGCCGTTGCACGGAGTCGGCGCGCCGGTGCTGGCGGCGGCGTTCGCGCGGGCCGGGTTCGCGCGGCCGCACGAGGTGGCGGAGCAGGCCGAGCCCGACCCGATGTTCCCGACGGTCGCGTTCCCCAACCCGGAGGAGCCCGGGGCGATCGACCGGGTGGTCGAGTTGGCCACGGTGACCGGTGCGGACATCGCGATCGCCAACGACCCCGACGCGGACCGGTGCGCGGTGGCGATCCCGGGGCCGCTGGGCTGGCGCATGCTGCGCGGCGACGAGGTGGGTGTGCTGCTCGCCGACCACCTGCAGCGGCGCGGGGTGGCCGGGCGCTATGCGACGACGATCGTCTCGTCGTCGTTGCTGTCGGAGCTGTGCGCGCGGCGGGGCGTGCCCTACGGGGCGACGCTGACGGGGTTCAAGTGGATCGTGCGGGCCGGCGAGGATCTGGCGTACGGCTACGAGGAGGCGCTGGGCTACTGCGTGGCGCCGGAGTTGGTGCGCGACAAGGACGGCATCACGGCGGCGCTGCTGGTGGCCGAGATGGCCGCGGGGTTGAAGGCGTCGCTGCGGACGATCGGTGACCGGCTCGACGAGCTCGCGGCCGAGTTCGGCGTCTACGCGACAGATCAGCTGTCGGTGCGCGTCGACGCGCTGCCGGAGATCGAGACGGCGATGACGTACATCCGGACGAAGACGCCCGGGTCGCTGCTCGACGATCCGGTGATCGCGGTCGAGGACATGGCGCCGGAGAACGACGTCCTGATCCTGCGCACCGAGTCGGCCCGGGTGGTGGTGCGGCCGTCCGGGACGGAGCCGAAGCTGAAGGCGTATCTCGAGGTGGTCGAGCCCGTGGTCGACGGTGACGTGGGCGCGGCGCGGGAGCGGGCGGCGGCGTCCGTGCGGGCGTTGCGCACCGAGACGGCGGCGGCTCTCGGGATCTGGTGA
- a CDS encoding serine/threonine-protein kinase, whose amino-acid sequence MTQIPTWSSSATSGSGSSAPGGTAVSSRAAPGATIGGRYSLRAAVGHGGMGTVWRASDVLLRRDVAVKEVVLPPGLAPSDRDSMYERTMREARAAAALQHPSVVQVYDVVHENGRPWIVMELLDARSLADMVIEDGPVAPRAVAKIGIALLGALEIAHANGVLHRDVKPANVLICADGRCVLTDFGVARMPTDVQLTTPGMVLGSPHFISPERAMGQDFGPPSDLFSLGVTLYTAVEGRPPFDKGDPIETMHAVVEDPPAPTHRAGVLNDVLMGLLEKDPARRYDVATARGMLRELLAGPLASKAPAHMMTDPYAVVPAQRSPWQPPAPQADNRPTGKIGGRAMLAPGESLTDRLGSGPPPQAPTGPLQAPTGQMPAPSWSPVPPSAPSSSSGGGLAGLKRRGGDLVETVKGWPRNLQLGVAGGLAVVLVLIGFFAFRGDGGDGGTTPVQAGGTSAAPSAASFATQRHTERGVSVNVPKGWKKAGGGKSVYYDYIDPEDSGRKVRILVEDVSSKATAAGFLQTAERGLKGNSKSCPKPYGRVELREGELAGRKSGELEYTCGDSARHGVWGAVIADGKAYSFFLTSTEERFADSKPIFDEMVRSFELTTG is encoded by the coding sequence GTGACTCAGATTCCGACGTGGAGCAGCTCCGCCACCTCCGGATCCGGCAGCTCAGCACCTGGTGGGACCGCTGTCTCCAGCCGGGCGGCGCCGGGTGCGACGATCGGCGGTCGCTACTCGCTCCGGGCCGCGGTCGGCCACGGCGGCATGGGCACCGTCTGGCGCGCCAGTGATGTCCTGCTGCGCCGCGACGTCGCCGTCAAGGAGGTCGTGCTCCCGCCGGGGCTCGCTCCCAGCGACCGCGACTCGATGTACGAGCGGACGATGCGCGAGGCCCGCGCCGCCGCCGCGCTCCAGCACCCGTCGGTCGTCCAGGTCTACGACGTCGTCCACGAGAACGGCCGGCCGTGGATCGTGATGGAGCTGCTCGACGCCCGCAGCCTCGCCGACATGGTCATCGAGGACGGCCCGGTCGCGCCGCGCGCGGTCGCGAAGATCGGCATCGCCCTGCTCGGCGCGCTGGAGATCGCCCACGCCAACGGCGTGCTGCACCGCGACGTCAAGCCGGCCAACGTGCTCATCTGCGCCGACGGCCGGTGCGTGCTCACCGACTTCGGCGTCGCTCGCATGCCCACCGACGTGCAGCTCACCACGCCCGGCATGGTGCTCGGCTCGCCGCACTTCATCTCGCCGGAGCGCGCGATGGGCCAGGACTTCGGCCCGCCCAGCGACCTGTTCTCGCTCGGCGTCACGCTCTACACCGCGGTCGAGGGCCGGCCGCCGTTCGACAAGGGCGACCCGATCGAGACCATGCACGCGGTCGTCGAGGACCCGCCGGCACCGACCCACCGGGCCGGCGTGCTCAACGACGTGCTGATGGGGCTGCTGGAGAAGGACCCGGCCCGCCGCTACGACGTCGCGACCGCCCGCGGCATGCTGCGCGAGCTGCTCGCCGGCCCGCTGGCCAGCAAGGCGCCGGCGCACATGATGACCGACCCCTATGCGGTCGTGCCCGCGCAGCGCTCCCCCTGGCAGCCGCCGGCACCGCAGGCCGACAACCGGCCGACCGGCAAGATCGGCGGGCGGGCGATGCTGGCGCCGGGCGAGTCGCTCACCGATCGGCTCGGGTCCGGTCCCCCGCCGCAGGCGCCCACCGGGCCGCTGCAGGCCCCGACCGGGCAGATGCCGGCGCCGAGCTGGTCTCCGGTGCCGCCGTCCGCCCCGTCGTCCTCCTCCGGCGGCGGCCTGGCCGGGCTCAAGCGGCGCGGCGGCGATCTGGTCGAGACGGTCAAGGGCTGGCCGCGCAACCTCCAGCTGGGCGTCGCCGGCGGCCTGGCCGTCGTCCTGGTGCTCATCGGCTTCTTCGCGTTCCGCGGCGACGGTGGCGACGGCGGCACCACGCCCGTGCAGGCGGGTGGCACCTCGGCGGCCCCGTCCGCCGCGTCGTTCGCCACGCAGCGGCACACCGAGCGCGGGGTCTCCGTCAACGTCCCCAAGGGCTGGAAGAAGGCCGGCGGGGGCAAGTCGGTCTACTACGACTACATCGACCCCGAGGACTCCGGGCGCAAGGTCCGCATCCTGGTCGAGGACGTCAGCTCCAAGGCGACCGCGGCCGGGTTCCTGCAGACCGCCGAGCGCGGGCTCAAGGGCAACAGCAAGTCGTGCCCGAAGCCGTACGGTCGGGTGGAGCTGCGCGAGGGCGAGCTGGCCGGGCGCAAGTCGGGCGAGCTGGAATACACCTGCGGCGACTCGGCTCGGCACGGCGTCTGGGGCGCGGTGATCGCCGACGGGAAGGCGTACTCCTTCTTCCTGACCAGCACCGAGGAGCGGTTCGCCGACAGCAAGCCGATCTTCGACGAGATGGTGCGGTCGTTCGAGCTCACCACCGGCTGA